In Nematostella vectensis chromosome 2, jaNemVect1.1, whole genome shotgun sequence, one genomic interval encodes:
- the LOC5508771 gene encoding polypeptide N-acetylgalactosaminyltransferase 1, with protein MSYSRYIRQQNLLVKVFLLTSIFWLSVDFLFFLTFLNHQYNFFSKETIIPSTIDVQYLAQRPPEVAKRVQRDPAYPFHDVVIPGLGDLGEAATLPTRFKEHAAHAFDNHSFNVMLSDRISLDRRLKDVRGPKCKRKHKLYPRALPTTSVIICFHNEALSVLLRTVHSVLNESPPRLIADIILVDDYSEYDDLKQPLIDHISMLNKVKLIRMPSRQGLVPARLRGAEEARGEVLTFLDSHCEATPGWLEPLLVRIAEDRRNVVCPVIEVINADDFRYQASDVIHERGGFTWDLFFTWKAIPEAEKKRRKDETDYIRSPTMAGGLFAIHKKYFYDLGSYDSKMEIWGGENLEMSFRIWMCGGQLEIVPCSRVGHVFRKYTSPYKFPKGTTTTLARNFNRLAEVWMDEYKDHYYRKKTEEERNVDIGDISDRVALRKRLGCKSFKWYLDNIYPDMTNVDPNPPAQGEIRNKESSLCLDTLGEKNIKRVGLYTCHGMGGNQFFTLTKSNEILFNDDKCLDSPNGDPGSYVEMITCHGLKGNQEWKHNKRMGTIVHVWTENCLDISQDGQFIIVNPCDGSSTQRWKFSRYQSKSSAPSTADYQA; from the exons ATGTCGTACTCGCGATACATCCGCCAGCAAAACTTGCTGGTCAAAGTGTTTTTGCTCACCTCGATATTCTGGCTATCTGTGGACTTTCTATTTTTCTTGACCTTCCTAAATCACCAGTACAACTTTTTCTCTAAAGAGACCATCATTCCTAGTACAATAGATGTCCAGTACTTGGCTCAACGCCCACCAGAGGTAGCCAAGCGAGTACAGCGTGACCCTGCGTATCCCTTCCACGACGTTGTCATCCCGGGACTAGGTGACTTGGGCGAAGCAGCGACCCTTCCTACACGCTTCAAGGAGCATGCTGCCCATGCGTTTGATAACCACTCTTTCAATGTCATGCTCAGTGACCGCATCTCTCTTGATCGCCGACTCAAGGATGTACGGGGACCCAA GTGTAAACGCAAGCACAAGCTCTACCCAAGGGCCTTACCAACCACTAGCGTGATTATCTGCTTCCATAACGAGGCTCTCTCCGTGCTGCTACGCACCGTTCACAGCGTGCTCAACGAGTCTCCGCCCCGCCTTATCGCCGACATCATACTAGTAGACGATTACAGCGAATACG ATGATTTAAAACAACCTCTCATTGACCACATCAGCATGCTGAACAAGGTCAAGCTTATTCGTATGCCTAGCCGTCAGGGTCTAGTCCCTGCTCGGCTGCGAGGGGCAGAGGAGGCACGTGGCGAGGTGCTGACATTTTTGGATTCTCACTGCGAGGCGACACCAG GTTGGCTGGAGCCTCTTCTTGTTCGTATTGCCGAGGATCGCAGAAATGTCGTTTGCCCCGTCATAGAGGTCATCAATGCTGACGATTTTCGTTACCAGGCCTCGGACGTGATACACGAGCGTGGCGGTTTCACCTGGGATCTTTTTTTCACCTGGAAAGCGATCCCCGAGGCAGAGAAAAAACGACGAAAAGACGAAACTGATTACATAAG GAGCCCCACGATGGCAGGTGGACTATTTGCCATCCACAAGAAATACTTTTACGATCTTGGCTCGTATGACAGTAAGATGGAGATCTGGGGAGGAGAGAACCTGGAAATGTCCTTTAGG ATTTGGATGTGTGGCGGGCAGCTTGAGATAGTCCCTTGCTCTAGGGTAGGCCACGTGTTCAGGAAATATACGTCGCCGTACAAGTTTCCTAAAGGTACGACCACTACCCTGGCCCGCAACTTCAACCGGTTGGCCGAGGTCTGGATGGATGAATACAAGGACCACTACTACAGAAAGAAGACCGAGGAGGAACGAAACGTCGACATCGGCGACATCAGCGATAGAGTCGCACTAAGGAAGAGATTGGGCTGCAAGAGCTTCAAGTGGTATTTGGATAACATCTACCCTGACATGACGAATGTTGACCCCAACCCACCCGCCCAGGGCGAG ATCCGCAACAAAGAATCAAGTCTGTGTCTGGACACGCTGGGCGAGAAGAACATCAAGCGTGTGGGCCTGTACACGTGTCATGGCATGGGAGGCAACCAG TTCTTCACTTTGACAAAAAGCAACGAGATTCTGTTTAATGACGACAAATGCTTGGATTCCCCAAATGGCGACCCTGGAAGTTACGTTGAGATGATAACTTGCCACGGGCTGAAGGGAAACCAAGAGTGGAAACACAACAAGCGAATG GGTACCATAGTACATGTTTGGACCGAAAACTGTCTAGATATCTCCCAAGATGGACAGTTTATTATAGTCAACCCGTGCGATGGAAGCTCTACACAGAGATGGAAGTTCTCGCGATATCAATCCAAGTCATCTGCGCCAAGTACGGCTGACTaccaagcatag
- the LOC5508759 gene encoding corepressor interacting with RBPJ 1 isoform X2, whose protein sequence is MAFAKFMNKKDFHPGSKWNIKKVWMAEQKALSEKTKEQDMAYQYKKEQERYQNRTMITKDEKLKAGLGFMYEAPPGYEKDKLPKEKEEEPRFEWQKGAPREAYAKDLNLAIRDQPFGIPVRNVKCIRCGKWGHVNTDRECPMLNKVSVANYDPTTFADVADPAQLMEDMRSDGLALKQSVLGRTFNPKDPNQQILASDNEEEDPEAEFLASLTDKQKRKLLRKLDKLEKQEQDGEETRLLKKEKKKKKQRERASDSSDDVSDDERQRKRDHKRRRKHRKEKKERIPASSDSCLSDDDMHKHKTESGRKGTKEHSSHGKSKLDHSEAKRHREDSRDHNKAGRRQSKKRYKRHSDSESGEGSGDERRHRH, encoded by the exons ATGGCGTTCGCAAAGTTTATGAACAAGAAGGATTTTCATCCTGGTTCTAAATGGAACATAAAAAAG GTTTGGATGGCAGAGCAAAAAGCTCTCTCTGAGAAAACTAAAGAGCAGGATATGGCCTATCAGTACAAAAAGGAACAGGAGAGATATCAAAACAG AACAATGATTACCAAGGATGAGAAGTTAAAAGCTGGTCTTGGCTTTATGTATGAGGCCCCACCAGGCTACGAGAAAG ATAAACTGCCAAAGGAGAAAGAAGAGGAACCAAGATTTGAATGGCAGAAGGGAGCTCCAAGAGAAGC GTATGCGAAGGACCTTAACCTAGCTATAAGAGACCAGCCTTTTGGAATTCCT GTCCGTAATGTCAAGTGTATACGTTGTGGGAAATGGGGACATGTCAACACTGATAGAGAG tgTCCAATGCTGAACAAGGTGTCTGTAGCAAACTATGACCCAACAACATTTGCAG ATGTGGCGGATCCGGCTCAACTGATGGAAGATATGCGAAGCGATGGACTGGCCCTAAAGCAGTCTGTTCTTGGCCGAACATTCAACCCAAAGGACCCTAACCAA CAAATCCTCGCATCTGATAACGAGGAGGAGGACCCAGAGGCCGAGTTTCTAGCCTCCCTCACGGACAAACAGAAAAGAAAACTTCTCAG GAAGCTCGATAAACTGgaaaaacaagaacaagacGGGGAGGAGACAAGGCTGCTAaagaaggaaaagaaaaagaaaaaacaacgGGAACGAGCTTCGGATTCGAGTGACGACGTCTCAGACGACGAGAGACAGCGTAAGAGAGACCACAAAAGGCGGAGAAAacacagaaaagaaaaaaaagaacggATTCCTGCGTCTAGCGATTCATGCCTTTCTGATGACGATATGCATAAGCATAAAACGGAATCCGGCCGCAAAGGAACGAAAGAACATTCTTCCCACGGAAAGTCTAAATTAGACCACTCTGAGGCGAAAAGACACAGGGAAGACTCGAGAGATCATAACAAG GCGGGCAGGAGGCAGTCAAAGAAAAGATATAAAAGGCACTCTGATAGTGAGAGTGGGGAGGGAAGTGGAGATGAGCGACGTCATCGCCACTGA
- the LOC5508759 gene encoding corepressor interacting with RBPJ 1 isoform X1, giving the protein MAFAKFMNKKDFHPGSKWNIKKVWMAEQKALSEKTKEQDMAYQYKKEQERYQNRTMITKDEKLKAGLGFMYEAPPGYEKDKLPKEKEEEPRFEWQKGAPREAYAKDLNLAIRDQPFGIPVRNVKCIRCGKWGHVNTDRECPMLNKVSVANYDPTTFADVADPAQLMEDMRSDGLALKQSVLGRTFNPKDPNQQILASDNEEEDPEAEFLASLTDKQKRKLLRKLDKLEKQEQDGEETRLLKKEKKKKKQRERASDSSDDVSDDERQRKRDHKRRRKHRKEKKERIPASSDSCLSDDDMHKHKTESGRKGTKEHSSHGKSKLDHSEAKRHREDSRDHNKAGKRHREDSRDHNKAGRRQSKKRYKRHSDSESGEGSGDERRHRH; this is encoded by the exons ATGGCGTTCGCAAAGTTTATGAACAAGAAGGATTTTCATCCTGGTTCTAAATGGAACATAAAAAAG GTTTGGATGGCAGAGCAAAAAGCTCTCTCTGAGAAAACTAAAGAGCAGGATATGGCCTATCAGTACAAAAAGGAACAGGAGAGATATCAAAACAG AACAATGATTACCAAGGATGAGAAGTTAAAAGCTGGTCTTGGCTTTATGTATGAGGCCCCACCAGGCTACGAGAAAG ATAAACTGCCAAAGGAGAAAGAAGAGGAACCAAGATTTGAATGGCAGAAGGGAGCTCCAAGAGAAGC GTATGCGAAGGACCTTAACCTAGCTATAAGAGACCAGCCTTTTGGAATTCCT GTCCGTAATGTCAAGTGTATACGTTGTGGGAAATGGGGACATGTCAACACTGATAGAGAG tgTCCAATGCTGAACAAGGTGTCTGTAGCAAACTATGACCCAACAACATTTGCAG ATGTGGCGGATCCGGCTCAACTGATGGAAGATATGCGAAGCGATGGACTGGCCCTAAAGCAGTCTGTTCTTGGCCGAACATTCAACCCAAAGGACCCTAACCAA CAAATCCTCGCATCTGATAACGAGGAGGAGGACCCAGAGGCCGAGTTTCTAGCCTCCCTCACGGACAAACAGAAAAGAAAACTTCTCAG GAAGCTCGATAAACTGgaaaaacaagaacaagacGGGGAGGAGACAAGGCTGCTAaagaaggaaaagaaaaagaaaaaacaacgGGAACGAGCTTCGGATTCGAGTGACGACGTCTCAGACGACGAGAGACAGCGTAAGAGAGACCACAAAAGGCGGAGAAAacacagaaaagaaaaaaaagaacggATTCCTGCGTCTAGCGATTCATGCCTTTCTGATGACGATATGCATAAGCATAAAACGGAATCCGGCCGCAAAGGAACGAAAGAACATTCTTCCCACGGAAAGTCTAAATTAGACCACTCTGAGGCGAAAAGACACAGGGAAGACTCGAGAGATCATAACAAGGCGGGCAAAAGACACAGGGAAGACTCGAGAGATCATAACAAGGCGGGCAGGAGGCAGTCAAAGAAAAGATATAAAAGGCACTCTGATAGTGAGAGTGGGGAGGGAAGTGGAGATGAGCGACGTCATCGCCACTGA
- the LOC5508759 gene encoding corepressor interacting with RBPJ 1 isoform X3, with translation MAFAKFMNKKDFHPGSKWNIKKVWMAEQKALSEKTKEQDMAYQYKKEQERYQNRTMITKDEKLKAGLGFMYEAPPGYEKDKLPKEKEEEPRFEWQKGAPREAYAKDLNLAIRDQPFGIPVRNVKCIRCGKWGHVNTDRECPMLNKVSVANYDPTTFADVADPAQLMEDMRSDGLALKQSVLGRTFNPKDPNQQILASDNEEEDPEAEFLASLTDKQKRKLLRRVLS, from the exons ATGGCGTTCGCAAAGTTTATGAACAAGAAGGATTTTCATCCTGGTTCTAAATGGAACATAAAAAAG GTTTGGATGGCAGAGCAAAAAGCTCTCTCTGAGAAAACTAAAGAGCAGGATATGGCCTATCAGTACAAAAAGGAACAGGAGAGATATCAAAACAG AACAATGATTACCAAGGATGAGAAGTTAAAAGCTGGTCTTGGCTTTATGTATGAGGCCCCACCAGGCTACGAGAAAG ATAAACTGCCAAAGGAGAAAGAAGAGGAACCAAGATTTGAATGGCAGAAGGGAGCTCCAAGAGAAGC GTATGCGAAGGACCTTAACCTAGCTATAAGAGACCAGCCTTTTGGAATTCCT GTCCGTAATGTCAAGTGTATACGTTGTGGGAAATGGGGACATGTCAACACTGATAGAGAG tgTCCAATGCTGAACAAGGTGTCTGTAGCAAACTATGACCCAACAACATTTGCAG ATGTGGCGGATCCGGCTCAACTGATGGAAGATATGCGAAGCGATGGACTGGCCCTAAAGCAGTCTGTTCTTGGCCGAACATTCAACCCAAAGGACCCTAACCAA CAAATCCTCGCATCTGATAACGAGGAGGAGGACCCAGAGGCCGAGTTTCTAGCCTCCCTCACGGACAAACAGAAAAGAAAACTTCTCAGGCGAGTATTGTCTT GA
- the LOC5508758 gene encoding 3-oxoacyl-[acyl-carrier-protein] synthase, mitochondrial has product MALAIKQCSRLPSNTWNLTVFICRRVSTRDSPCRRRVVVTGVGLVTPLGSGTEYVWRRLINGACGLACISDKDYNGIPSRIAGFVPAGTGEGEFDQTSWHKSVDKRSTSDEAYFAVAAAQEAFDSCGWTPATQEEKEKTGVSIGTGIGDTKGLPEMGAILKNQGYKKVGPFFVTRSLLSMSSGIVSMYFNLQGPNHAVATACAAGAHAIGDAYRMIAHGDANVMLAGGTESAITPLCMASLCKARALTTKYNDSPHEASRPFDRDRSGFVIAEGAGILVLEEHQHAVSRGAHIYAEMLGYGLSGDAHHITAPSQDGRGAYLAMSNALRDAGLSPSDIHYINAHATSTPLGDAVENRAIVRLFANDNRQHELKISSTKGAVGHLLGAAGAVEAIFTILALKKGLCPPTLNLQNFDPEEDFQRFNYVANNAQPLTTDPSTTRLVALTNSFGFGGTNACLCIGQYVE; this is encoded by the exons atGGCTCTAGCTATAAAGCAATGCAGTAGATTACCAAGCAATACATGGAATCTCACTGTATTTATTTGTCGCCGTGTTTCCACGCGCGATTCACCGTGTCGCCGCCGAGTGGTTGTTACAGGTGTAG GTCTTGTTACACCTCTTGGGTCTGGCACAGAGTATGTTTGGCGGaggctgataaatggggcatgTGGACTTGCTTGCATTTCTGATAAAG atTACAATGGAATCCCTTCAAGAATAG CTGGATTTGTACCAGCAGGAACTGGAGAAGGAGAATTTGATCAAACTAGCTGGCACAAATCTGTG GACAAGAGGAGTACATCTGATGAAGCATACTTCGCAGTTGCAGCTGCACAAGAGGCTTTTGATAGTTGTGGGTGGACTCCAGCAACACAGgaggaaaaagagaaaaca GGTGTGTCAATTGGTACTGGAATAGGAGACACTAAGGGTCTTCCTGAAATGGGGGCAATACTGAAAAATCAG GGTTACAAGAAAGTTGGCCCGTTTTTTGTGACTAGAAGTCTTCTGAGCATGTCTTCTGGGATAGTTAGCATGTATTTCAATTTGCAA GGACCAAACCATGCTGTAGCCACGGCTTGTGCGGCAGGAGCCCATGCTATTGGAGATGCATATCGTATGATTGCTCATGGTGATGCCAATGTCATGCTTGCTGGAGGAACAGAATCTGCTATCACCCCACTGTGTATGGCAAGCCTTTGCAA GGCCCGAGCACTGACCACCAAGTACAATGACTCCCCGCATGAGGCCTCCCGTCCATTTGACAGGGATCGCTCTGGTTTTGTCATTGCTGAAGGAGCAGGCATACTTGTTCTTGAG GAGCATCAGCACGCAGTTAGTCGAGGTGCACATATCTACGCTGAGATGCTGGGTTATGGGCTTTCAG GAGATGCTCACCATATAACAGCACCTAGTCAGGACGGTCGTGGTGCTTACCTTGCTATGAGCAATGCCCTTAGAGATGCTGGACTTAGCCCATCTGACATACATTACATCAATGCACATGCTACCTCAACCCCACTAG GTGATGCTGTGGAAAACAGAGCTATTGTCCGGTTGTTTGCCAATGATAACAGACAACATGAGTTAAAAATTTCGTCAACAAAAG GAGCTGTTGGGCACTTGCTGGGGGCTGCTGGCGCCGTGGAAGCCATATTTACTATCTTAGCCCTAAAAAAG GGCCTATGTCCACCAACACTGAATCTACAAAACTTTGATCCCGAAGAGGATTTCCAACGCTTCAACTATGTTGCTAACAACGCTCAACCACTGACTACGGATCCAAGTACCACACGACTTGTTGCTCTGACGAACTCTTTCGGCTTTGGCGGCACTAATGCTTGTTTGTGCATAGGCCAATATGTGGAATGA